The following are from one region of the Phycisphaerae bacterium genome:
- the groL gene encoding chaperonin GroEL (60 kDa chaperone family; promotes refolding of misfolded polypeptides especially under stressful conditions; forms two stacked rings of heptamers to form a barrel-shaped 14mer; ends can be capped by GroES; misfolded proteins enter the barrel where they are refolded when GroES binds) — MAAKKIAFEMEAREAIRRGVKQLARAVKVTLGPCGRNVILEKSFGSPTVTKDGVSVAKEIELEDAYENMGAQMVKEVASKTSTAAGDGTTTATIYAEAIYDEGLKNVAAGANAMELKRGIEAGVNAVVDELTKMATNVKDTAQIAQVGTCAANQDAHIGKKIAEAMDKVGKDGVITVEEGKGLETTVELVEGMQFDKGYLSPHFVNNFESMEVVLDKPYILIHEKKLSAIKDLIPLLEKVAKAGRPLLVIAEEVEGEALATLVVNKLRGTLQVAAVKAPGFGDRRKAMLDDIAILTGGRAIFEDLGINLESVDIKDLGQAKKVTIDKDNTTIIEGAGSPNAIKGRIQQIKNEIETTTSDYDREKLEERLAKLAGGVAQINVGAATEVEMKERKALVEDAMHACRAAVEEGILPGGGVAPLRCLAALDACAKKLKGDQKTGVDIVRRALTAPIKQIAENAGLDGSIVCQKVLEGGDKNFGYNALTGEYGDLIKMGVLVPKKVERIALQNAASVAALLLTTDAAVSEIKEEKKPAGGPPGGMPPY; from the coding sequence ATGGCAGCGAAGAAAATCGCATTCGAAATGGAAGCCCGCGAGGCCATCCGACGGGGCGTCAAACAACTGGCCAGAGCCGTCAAGGTGACCCTGGGACCTTGCGGCCGTAACGTCATTCTGGAAAAGTCCTTCGGTTCACCCACAGTGACCAAGGACGGAGTCAGTGTGGCCAAAGAAATCGAACTTGAGGACGCCTACGAGAATATGGGCGCCCAGATGGTCAAAGAGGTCGCCAGCAAGACCTCCACTGCGGCCGGTGACGGCACGACCACGGCCACCATCTACGCCGAGGCCATCTATGATGAGGGCCTCAAGAATGTGGCCGCCGGCGCCAACGCCATGGAGCTCAAACGCGGCATCGAGGCCGGAGTCAACGCCGTTGTCGACGAGCTGACCAAGATGGCGACCAACGTCAAGGACACCGCCCAAATCGCCCAGGTCGGCACCTGCGCCGCCAACCAGGACGCCCACATCGGCAAGAAGATCGCCGAGGCCATGGACAAGGTCGGCAAGGACGGCGTCATCACCGTCGAGGAGGGCAAGGGCCTCGAGACCACCGTCGAATTGGTCGAGGGCATGCAGTTCGATAAGGGCTACCTGTCACCCCACTTCGTCAATAACTTCGAGTCGATGGAAGTCGTGCTGGACAAGCCCTACATCCTCATCCATGAGAAGAAACTCAGCGCCATCAAGGACCTCATCCCGCTGCTCGAGAAAGTCGCCAAGGCCGGCCGCCCCTTGCTGGTCATCGCCGAAGAGGTCGAGGGCGAGGCCCTGGCTACCCTGGTGGTCAACAAACTCCGTGGCACCCTGCAGGTGGCCGCAGTCAAGGCCCCCGGCTTCGGTGATCGCCGCAAGGCCATGCTCGATGATATCGCCATCCTGACCGGCGGCCGGGCCATCTTCGAGGACCTGGGCATCAACCTGGAGTCCGTGGACATCAAGGATCTCGGCCAGGCCAAGAAGGTCACCATCGACAAGGACAACACCACCATCATCGAGGGCGCCGGCTCACCCAACGCCATCAAGGGCCGAATCCAGCAGATCAAGAACGAGATCGAGACCACGACCAGCGACTACGACCGCGAGAAACTCGAGGAACGCCTCGCCAAGCTGGCCGGCGGAGTCGCCCAGATCAACGTCGGGGCGGCCACCGAGGTCGAAATGAAGGAACGCAAGGCCCTGGTCGAGGACGCCATGCACGCGTGCCGGGCGGCGGTCGAGGAAGGCATCCTTCCGGGCGGCGGCGTCGCCCCCCTGCGCTGCCTGGCGGCCCTCGATGCCTGCGCCAAGAAGCTCAAGGGCGATCAGAAGACCGGCGTGGACATCGTTCGCCGGGCCCTCACCGCCCCGATCAAGCAGATCGCCGAGAACGCGGGCCTCGACGGCTCGATCGTCTGCCAGAAGGTGCTCGAAGGCGGCGACAAGAACTTCGGTTACAACGCCCTGACCGGCGAGTACGGCGACCTGATCAAGATGGGCGTGCTCGTACCCAAGAAGGTCGAACGTATCGCCCTGCAGAACGCGGCCTCCGTCGCCGCCCTGCTCCTGACCACCGATGCGGCCGTCAGCGAAATCAAAGAAGAGAAGAAGCCCGCCGGCGGCCCGCCCGGCGGAATGCCCCCCTATTGA
- the groES gene encoding co-chaperone GroES, whose protein sequence is MAKIKIRPLGDKVVVKRVEAESKTAGGIVLPDTAKEKPRRGIVQATGDGKLLDNGQRSKLQVAKGDEVLFSSYAGTEIKVEGEELLILDESDILAIIG, encoded by the coding sequence ATGGCAAAGATCAAAATCCGTCCGCTGGGTGACAAGGTCGTGGTCAAACGCGTGGAAGCGGAATCGAAGACCGCTGGCGGGATCGTCCTGCCCGACACCGCGAAAGAGAAGCCCCGGCGCGGAATCGTCCAGGCGACCGGCGACGGGAAACTCCTGGACAACGGGCAGCGAAGCAAGCTCCAGGTCGCCAAGGGCGATGAGGTGCTCTTCTCCAGTTACGCAGGCACGGAAATCAAGGTCGAAGGCGAGGAGCTCCTGATCCTCGACGAGAGCGATATCCTGGCGATAATCGGTTAA
- a CDS encoding efflux RND transporter permease subunit, which translates to MWLVELALRRTYTFIVMAMLIAILGGVTLVRMATDIFPEIDIPVVAVMWSFSGMPPEEMEQRIASGYERAMTTTVNDIEHIESQSLRGVCVVKVFFHPGAKIEAATAQITAISQSILRAFPPGITPPLIIRYNASNVPVLQAALGSNTLTEQQLFDLGQNFIRTGLATVQGAQITLPYGGKFRQIMVDLDLDKLHAWGLSPDDISAAVNAQNLIIPAGTAKVGSQEYNVRLNSSPPTVEEFNDLPIKTVNGVTLYMRDVAYVRDGFTPQTNVVHVDGKRAAVLPILKAGGASTLDIVDRVRKALPGVLATLPRELKVTLLFDQSVFVRAAINGVVKEAVIAAGLTGLMIMLFLGSWRSTIIVIISIPLSILTSISILHALGQTLNVMTLGGMALAVGILVDDATVAVENIHRNLGQCKTLVRAILDGSQQIAVPAFVSTLCICIVFTPIAFISGAAKYLFTPMAMAVVFAMLASYLLSRTLVPTMAYYLLRDEFQGGVKQVLGGAAVAGGRGIRGGFHGVFERQFEKLRRFYGGLLAGCLEHRLTVLMVAILLVAASTGLAMLIGRDFFPSVDAGQIRLHVRCPPGTRIEETERHFAKVSEVIREIIPPEETAMVLDNIGTPVSSLNLALSDGTLISTAEGEVLIALKPERRCTTPEYVKRLRRELAARFPDLIFFFQAADIATQVLNFGISAPIDIQIVGPRANQPENLRIAQAISREVAAIPGAVDVHLHQVVNVPELRVNVDRTLAAQLGLSQRDVANDMLMSLSGSGQTAPNFWLDPIRGVQYSIIVQTPQYKINSISALENTPITATGLNEPRLLSDVAQVSHSTGLANITHHNVARTLDVLVGVQDTDLGSVSRAVDEILDRYRPQLPRGSTVVVRGQVESMNNSFSGLTYGLVFAVLLVYLLMVVNFQSWVDPLIILMALPGALSGIVWMLFATGTTLNVPSLMGAIMSIGVATANSILVITFANDQRRLGMDAPQAALAAGMSRLRPVLMTALAMIMGMLPMSLGLSEGGEQNAPLGRAVVGGLAVATFATLFFVPVVYSVLRRRPPKPHVAELDRERP; encoded by the coding sequence ATGTGGCTTGTTGAACTCGCACTCAGGCGGACCTACACCTTCATTGTCATGGCGATGCTCATCGCCATTCTTGGCGGGGTCACCCTTGTCCGCATGGCCACGGATATCTTCCCGGAGATCGACATCCCGGTCGTGGCAGTGATGTGGTCCTTCTCCGGGATGCCGCCGGAGGAAATGGAACAGCGAATCGCCTCTGGTTACGAACGGGCGATGACCACGACGGTTAACGACATCGAGCACATCGAAAGCCAGTCGCTCCGCGGCGTGTGTGTCGTCAAGGTGTTCTTCCACCCCGGAGCCAAGATCGAGGCGGCTACCGCCCAGATAACGGCCATCTCGCAGAGCATCCTGAGAGCGTTTCCACCGGGCATCACACCGCCCCTCATCATCCGCTATAACGCCTCGAATGTCCCCGTGCTTCAGGCGGCCCTGGGGAGCAACACCCTGACCGAACAGCAGCTTTTTGACCTCGGCCAGAATTTCATCCGTACCGGCCTGGCGACGGTGCAAGGCGCCCAGATCACCTTGCCGTATGGCGGGAAGTTTCGCCAGATCATGGTCGATCTGGATCTAGATAAGCTGCACGCATGGGGGCTGTCGCCGGACGACATTTCCGCTGCCGTGAACGCCCAGAACCTGATCATTCCGGCGGGAACCGCCAAGGTTGGCTCGCAGGAATACAACGTCCGGCTGAACAGCAGTCCGCCGACGGTCGAGGAGTTCAATGACCTGCCGATCAAGACGGTGAACGGTGTGACCCTCTACATGCGCGACGTGGCTTATGTTCGCGACGGTTTCACGCCGCAGACGAATGTCGTACATGTGGACGGCAAGCGGGCCGCTGTCTTGCCGATCCTAAAAGCCGGCGGGGCTTCCACGCTCGACATCGTGGACCGGGTACGGAAGGCGTTGCCGGGAGTACTGGCCACTTTGCCGCGAGAACTCAAGGTAACGCTGCTGTTCGATCAGTCGGTTTTCGTCCGGGCGGCCATCAACGGTGTCGTCAAGGAGGCTGTCATCGCCGCGGGACTCACCGGCCTAATGATCATGCTGTTTCTGGGAAGCTGGCGCAGTACGATCATCGTGATCATCTCGATCCCGCTTTCCATTCTCACGTCGATTTCCATCCTGCACGCGCTTGGTCAGACGCTCAATGTCATGACTCTCGGTGGGATGGCGCTGGCGGTGGGCATCCTCGTCGATGACGCCACGGTCGCGGTGGAGAACATCCACAGGAACCTCGGCCAATGCAAGACACTCGTTCGGGCGATTCTCGACGGCTCGCAGCAGATCGCCGTGCCGGCCTTCGTTTCCACGCTGTGCATCTGCATCGTCTTCACTCCCATTGCCTTCATCAGCGGAGCCGCCAAGTACTTGTTCACCCCCATGGCGATGGCCGTCGTGTTCGCGATGCTGGCGTCCTACCTCCTGTCGCGCACTCTGGTGCCGACGATGGCCTACTATCTTCTTCGTGACGAGTTCCAGGGAGGAGTGAAGCAGGTTCTCGGTGGTGCGGCCGTTGCCGGGGGTCGCGGCATTCGCGGCGGTTTCCACGGCGTTTTCGAGAGGCAGTTCGAGAAACTGCGACGGTTCTACGGCGGGCTGTTGGCTGGGTGTCTGGAACACCGATTGACTGTTCTCATGGTCGCGATCCTGCTTGTCGCCGCGTCTACCGGTTTGGCCATGTTGATCGGGCGGGATTTCTTCCCCTCGGTCGATGCCGGCCAGATCCGGCTGCACGTGCGATGCCCGCCGGGTACGCGGATCGAAGAGACCGAACGCCACTTCGCGAAGGTGAGCGAGGTGATTCGCGAGATCATCCCGCCGGAAGAGACCGCGATGGTCCTCGACAACATCGGGACGCCGGTCAGCTCGCTCAATCTGGCATTGAGCGACGGCACGCTGATTTCGACGGCGGAGGGAGAGGTGCTGATCGCCCTCAAGCCGGAGCGGCGCTGCACCACGCCCGAGTACGTCAAGCGCCTCAGGCGGGAATTGGCAGCCCGATTTCCCGATCTCATCTTCTTCTTTCAGGCTGCGGACATCGCTACGCAGGTCCTCAATTTCGGCATTAGCGCGCCGATCGACATCCAGATCGTCGGGCCGAGGGCAAATCAACCCGAGAACCTCCGCATCGCTCAGGCCATCAGCCGGGAAGTCGCGGCCATTCCCGGTGCGGTCGACGTGCACCTTCACCAGGTCGTGAATGTGCCGGAACTTCGTGTGAACGTTGACCGCACACTGGCCGCTCAGCTCGGACTGAGCCAGCGTGATGTGGCCAATGACATGCTGATGTCGCTCAGCGGCAGCGGTCAGACGGCGCCCAATTTCTGGCTTGACCCGATACGCGGCGTGCAGTACTCCATCATCGTCCAGACGCCTCAGTACAAAATCAACTCGATCAGCGCTCTCGAGAATACGCCTATCACGGCGACGGGGCTGAACGAGCCGCGGCTACTGAGTGACGTGGCACAGGTATCGCATTCCACCGGGTTGGCCAACATAACCCACCACAACGTCGCTCGAACGCTCGACGTGTTGGTCGGCGTTCAGGATACTGACTTGGGCTCGGTCTCCCGGGCGGTCGACGAGATTCTCGACCGTTACCGACCCCAGTTGCCCCGCGGCTCCACCGTGGTGGTTCGCGGCCAGGTGGAGAGCATGAATAACTCATTCAGTGGTCTCACTTACGGTTTGGTGTTCGCCGTTCTGCTGGTCTACCTACTCATGGTGGTGAACTTCCAGTCGTGGGTCGATCCGCTCATCATCCTGATGGCTCTGCCCGGCGCCTTGTCGGGCATTGTCTGGATGCTGTTCGCCACGGGAACGACCCTCAACGTACCTTCGCTCATGGGGGCGATCATGAGTATCGGCGTGGCCACGGCGAACAGCATTCTGGTTATCACGTTCGCCAACGACCAGCGCCGACTAGGGATGGACGCCCCGCAGGCCGCACTGGCGGCCGGCATGAGCCGCCTTCGACCGGTACTCATGACCGCTCTGGCGATGATCATGGGAATGCTGCCCATGTCGCTCGGCTTGAGCGAGGGTGGCGAGCAGAATGCACCGCTGGGTCGAGCGGTGGTTGGCGGGCTGGCCGTGGCGACGTTCGCGACACTCTTCTTTGTACCGGTGGTGTATAGTGTATTGCGTCGGCGGCCGCCCAAGCCCCACGTCGCCGAACTGGATCGGGAGCGGCCATGA
- a CDS encoding efflux RND transporter periplasmic adaptor subunit translates to MTESEPNQNPRSAGPVAGSPDRPCSVSNGVEDLVNTVPLSKPGPLLVAVLFLAGAGVLVALFLTGWLPRVHREAGLRAEADRVRQALPVVNVAKPKVGPSVTQLVLPGNVQAMRETTVCARADGYLKRWFFDIGDDVKEGQLIAEIDTPEIDQELGQARAAQAQAQARLATSESAANLAKTTLERYKSLSDGKAISVQDLAERQAAYDTALSTVRASKADVDAAEANVRRLSQLKSFSRILAPFDGTVTARYVDIGDLITTGGGNSPALFKIVQAQVVRVFVEVPQSSASSIRPGQRAELTLSGQGDRKLVGEVSRTARAIEPESRTMRTEVLITNKHGLLLPGMYVKVTFSITTETPPLLLPVSALVIDAAGTRVVVVAPNGRLQYKKIRLAGDYGMEIGVASGLSPEDDVVLNPDARLTEGMQVATTAPA, encoded by the coding sequence ATGACTGAGTCAGAGCCCAATCAGAATCCGCGCTCGGCCGGGCCTGTGGCGGGGTCACCAGATCGTCCTTGTTCGGTGAGCAACGGCGTCGAGGATCTCGTGAACACTGTCCCGCTCTCGAAACCAGGGCCATTGCTTGTGGCGGTGCTGTTCCTGGCTGGTGCAGGTGTGCTCGTGGCGCTTTTTCTGACCGGATGGCTGCCACGCGTGCATCGCGAGGCGGGCCTTCGCGCCGAGGCGGATCGCGTCAGACAGGCGTTGCCCGTGGTCAATGTGGCTAAGCCCAAGGTCGGGCCTTCGGTGACTCAACTCGTCTTGCCGGGCAATGTGCAGGCCATGCGGGAGACGACCGTCTGCGCCAGGGCCGACGGCTACCTCAAACGCTGGTTTTTCGATATCGGTGACGACGTCAAGGAAGGGCAGTTGATCGCTGAGATCGATACCCCTGAGATCGACCAGGAGCTGGGTCAGGCTCGGGCCGCCCAAGCGCAGGCCCAGGCCCGGCTGGCCACGAGTGAGTCCGCGGCCAATCTCGCAAAGACCACGCTGGAGCGGTATAAAAGTCTGTCAGACGGCAAGGCGATCAGCGTGCAGGATCTGGCTGAACGACAGGCGGCGTACGACACCGCCCTGTCGACCGTGAGGGCGAGCAAGGCGGATGTCGACGCGGCCGAGGCAAATGTGCGCCGGCTCTCTCAGCTGAAGTCGTTCTCCCGGATCCTGGCTCCATTTGACGGCACCGTCACGGCTCGGTATGTCGATATCGGCGATCTGATCACGACGGGCGGCGGTAACAGCCCGGCACTTTTCAAGATCGTGCAAGCCCAAGTCGTTCGGGTGTTTGTTGAGGTGCCCCAGTCCTCCGCTTCTTCGATCAGACCTGGACAGAGGGCGGAACTCACGCTTTCCGGGCAAGGAGACCGCAAGCTGGTTGGCGAGGTGTCACGCACTGCTCGGGCCATCGAGCCGGAATCGAGGACCATGCGGACCGAAGTCCTGATCACCAATAAGCACGGCTTGCTGTTGCCCGGTATGTACGTCAAAGTCACGTTCTCCATCACCACCGAGACGCCGCCGCTGCTTCTACCGGTCAGCGCATTAGTGATTGATGCCGCCGGAACACGGGTGGTGGTCGTGGCTCCGAACGGCCGGCTCCAGTACAAGAAGATTCGACTTGCTGGTGACTATGGAATGGAAATCGGCGTGGCCTCGGGACTGTCTCCGGAAGACGACGTTGTGTTGAATCCGGATGCCCGTCTCACGGAAGGAATGCAGGTGGCCACGACCGCCCCGGCCTGA
- a CDS encoding isoprenyl transferase — MREPPIDPQDELGLRPDQLPRHIAIIMDGNGRWANLRNRPRIHGHIEGAAHVREIITHCARLKLDALTLYSFSAENWKRPRREVDALMNLYVEYLIKEREEIMDHDVRLIQIGRRDRLPEAVLRELDVTQTMSRNNRGLKLCLAINYGSRDEIVDAVRAIVADAQAGRLDPAEIDEACISSHLYTAGVPDPDLLVRTAGEMRISNFLLWQISYAELYVTDVLWPDFGKDELNDAIRAYAARDRRFGGVKTDVPSREQA, encoded by the coding sequence ATGCGCGAACCGCCCATCGACCCCCAGGACGAACTCGGGCTGCGACCGGACCAGCTGCCTCGGCACATCGCCATCATCATGGATGGCAACGGCCGGTGGGCCAACCTCCGCAACCGGCCCCGCATCCATGGACATATCGAGGGGGCGGCTCACGTCCGCGAGATCATCACCCATTGCGCCCGCCTCAAACTCGATGCACTTACCCTGTACAGCTTTAGCGCCGAAAACTGGAAACGTCCACGCCGTGAAGTCGACGCGCTCATGAACCTCTACGTCGAGTACCTCATTAAGGAACGAGAGGAAATCATGGACCACGACGTCCGACTGATCCAGATCGGCCGCCGAGACCGGCTTCCCGAGGCCGTCCTTCGCGAACTGGACGTCACCCAGACCATGAGCCGCAACAACCGGGGCCTCAAGCTCTGCCTGGCAATCAACTACGGCTCCCGAGACGAAATCGTGGACGCCGTCCGGGCCATCGTCGCCGACGCGCAGGCCGGGCGGCTCGATCCGGCCGAAATCGATGAGGCCTGCATCAGCTCCCACCTTTACACCGCCGGCGTTCCCGACCCCGATCTGCTCGTCCGCACGGCCGGCGAGATGCGCATCAGCAATTTTCTGCTCTGGCAGATCAGCTACGCGGAACTGTACGTCACCGACGTACTCTGGCCGGATTTCGGCAAGGATGAACTCAACGACGCCATCCGAGCCTATGCCGCCCGCGATCGGCGATTCGGCGGCGTGAAAACCGACGTGCCGTCGAGGGAACAGGCATAG
- a CDS encoding adenylosuccinate synthase, with translation MNLGKLGHTCVVGLHWGDEGKGKIVDLLTEQFDIVVRYNGGGNAGHTVHVNGQKFALHLLPVGVLSPGKTAAIGPGVALDLQRMLEEVSALAERGITVGPNLRISDRSHLVMPYHKKQDLLSEAALGSSKIGTTARGIGPCYADKMLRATAIRVGDLLHPDKFREQLRRIVDLKNKTFAALYNDREPLNATDIADQYLACADRVRGNVCDTTRFFFEAIQAGRQLLFEGANGALLDIDHGTFPFVTSSTTSALGVPAGAGVPASTLTSCIGVTKAYTTRVGAGPFPSELDNEIGQYIRERGHEYGTTTGRPRRCGWFDAAAAQYSTRLSGITHLAVMHLDTLSGLDRVGICTSYRTPDGPLPGFVSDCPTMEQAQPVLEYMPGWKGDLRNVRSFDDLPREARNYVDRIESLVGVRIAILSVGPDRTQTLIRSI, from the coding sequence ATGAACTTGGGCAAACTCGGACATACGTGCGTCGTCGGTCTGCACTGGGGCGACGAGGGCAAGGGCAAAATCGTCGACCTGCTCACCGAGCAGTTCGATATCGTGGTCCGCTACAACGGCGGAGGAAACGCCGGCCACACCGTGCACGTCAACGGGCAGAAGTTCGCCCTCCACCTGCTGCCCGTCGGCGTGCTGAGCCCCGGCAAGACGGCCGCCATCGGGCCGGGCGTCGCCCTCGATCTCCAGCGGATGCTCGAGGAGGTCTCTGCCCTGGCCGAGCGCGGCATCACCGTCGGGCCGAACCTCAGAATCAGCGACCGGTCTCACCTCGTCATGCCCTATCACAAGAAACAGGATCTGCTCTCCGAGGCCGCTCTCGGCAGCAGCAAGATCGGCACCACTGCCCGCGGAATCGGACCCTGCTACGCCGACAAGATGCTCCGCGCGACGGCTATCCGCGTCGGCGACCTGCTCCACCCGGACAAGTTCCGTGAACAACTCCGGCGCATCGTCGACCTCAAGAACAAAACCTTCGCCGCCTTGTACAACGACCGTGAGCCGCTCAATGCCACGGACATCGCCGACCAGTACCTGGCCTGCGCGGACCGCGTTCGCGGCAACGTCTGCGACACGACCCGGTTCTTCTTCGAAGCCATCCAGGCCGGCAGGCAACTGCTCTTCGAAGGAGCCAACGGAGCCCTGCTCGATATCGACCACGGTACGTTTCCCTTCGTCACCAGCAGCACCACGAGTGCCCTGGGCGTACCGGCCGGGGCCGGTGTGCCCGCCAGCACGCTCACGAGCTGCATCGGCGTCACCAAGGCCTACACCACCCGCGTCGGGGCCGGACCATTCCCGTCCGAACTCGACAACGAGATCGGCCAGTACATCCGCGAACGTGGGCACGAATACGGCACAACCACCGGCCGACCAAGACGATGCGGCTGGTTCGACGCCGCGGCCGCCCAGTACAGCACCCGACTGAGTGGAATCACCCACCTGGCGGTCATGCACCTGGATACGCTGAGCGGCCTGGATCGCGTCGGTATCTGCACCAGCTACCGCACCCCGGACGGCCCTCTGCCCGGCTTCGTCTCCGATTGCCCCACCATGGAACAAGCCCAGCCGGTGCTGGAGTACATGCCCGGCTGGAAAGGCGATCTGCGCAACGTCCGCTCTTTCGATGACTTACCGCGAGAAGCACGCAACTACGTCGATCGCATCGAGTCCCTCGTCGGGGTGCGAATCGCCATCCTCAGTGTCGGACCGGATCGAACCCAAACCCTCATCCGGTCGATATAA
- a CDS encoding App1 family protein translates to MPACRALPVPLGMTVKGGLWMCGVVLLPLLLAAADASNIKSDERVLFFPTLGRFLPGEDAWEIEIHAWVFEPESDSLKRAAALGALRRMLGLPDDAADTAVFKERARAFLVDSEGGKRLVVRLAGATYRLPDSEANGHVAARIRVPASAIRRSGGTAASGDSGMTIEAVLPEGDGRRMTGSVLFLDARGVSVISDIDDTIKVSQVTDKKALLTNTFIREFKAVPGMAAAYRALADGGASFHYVTASPWQLYEPLAGFMSVSGFPAGTFHMKLFRMKDSSLLNLFASPEESKPAAIEPILRAGPDRRVILVGDAGEKDPEIYGGIARRFPGQIVHVFIRNFAAGGNSSRRFAMAFAGVPKDRWTVFSDPQVVLGLIREKWLTTRPLATRPGGGL, encoded by the coding sequence GTGCCGGCGTGTCGAGCGTTGCCCGTTCCGCTGGGCATGACCGTCAAAGGGGGTCTGTGGATGTGTGGCGTGGTTCTGCTGCCTCTTCTGCTGGCCGCCGCGGATGCGTCGAACATCAAATCGGATGAGCGGGTGTTGTTCTTTCCGACGCTCGGTCGGTTCCTTCCTGGCGAGGATGCCTGGGAGATTGAGATCCACGCGTGGGTGTTCGAGCCGGAGTCGGACTCGCTGAAGCGAGCGGCCGCATTGGGCGCCCTCCGGCGAATGCTCGGCCTGCCGGACGATGCGGCCGACACGGCGGTCTTCAAGGAGCGAGCGAGGGCTTTTCTGGTGGACAGCGAGGGGGGTAAGAGGCTGGTCGTCCGCCTGGCGGGTGCCACTTACAGGCTGCCTGATTCCGAGGCGAATGGTCATGTGGCGGCACGCATTCGGGTGCCCGCTTCCGCGATACGGCGGTCCGGAGGCACGGCGGCGTCGGGTGATTCGGGAATGACGATCGAGGCGGTGTTACCCGAGGGCGACGGGCGGCGGATGACCGGGTCGGTTCTGTTCCTGGATGCGAGGGGTGTGTCGGTCATTTCCGACATCGATGACACGATCAAAGTGAGCCAGGTCACCGACAAGAAGGCCCTGCTGACCAACACCTTTATTCGCGAGTTCAAGGCGGTGCCGGGCATGGCCGCCGCTTACCGCGCTTTGGCTGACGGCGGAGCTTCGTTCCACTACGTTACCGCCAGCCCCTGGCAACTGTACGAGCCGCTTGCTGGGTTCATGTCGGTCAGCGGCTTTCCGGCCGGGACATTCCACATGAAGCTCTTCCGGATGAAGGACAGCAGCTTGCTGAACCTGTTCGCCAGCCCGGAGGAAAGCAAACCGGCGGCGATCGAGCCCATTCTCAGGGCCGGTCCGGACCGGCGGGTTATCCTGGTTGGCGACGCAGGCGAGAAAGATCCTGAGATCTATGGGGGGATCGCCCGGAGGTTTCCAGGCCAGATTGTCCATGTTTTCATTCGGAACTTCGCCGCGGGGGGCAACTCGAGTCGGCGGTTCGCGATGGCCTTTGCGGGTGTTCCGAAGGACCGGTGGACGGTGTTCTCCGATCCGCAGGTGGTTTTGGGGCTGATTCGGGAGAAGTGGCTAACGACTCGACCTTTGGCCACGCGTCCCGGTGGCGGCTTGTGA